The Capsicum annuum cultivar UCD-10X-F1 unplaced genomic scaffold, UCD10Xv1.1 ctg14840, whole genome shotgun sequence genomic sequence GAGCTCGGTTAAGTCACCTAGAGTAATTGGGATTGAACCACTAAGCTGATTATTAGACAATGACAAACCGGTGAGGTGTTTCAAATTCCCCAACTCACTAGGAATGGGACCAGAAAGTTGATTAGAAAAAAGGGACAGTATCTTGAGCTCGGTTAAGTCACCTAGAGTAATTGGAATTGAACCACTAAGCTGATTATAAGACAATGACAAAGCGGTGAGGTTTTTCAAATTCCCCAACTCACTTGGAATGGGACCAGAAAGATTGTTCAAACCAAGGTTCAATATCTTGGTTAAGTCACCTAGAGTAATTGGAATTGAACCACTAAGCTGATTAGCGGACAAGTCCAAATCGGTGAGGTTTTCCAAATTCTACAACTCACTAGGAATGGGACCAGAAAGTTGATTAGAATAAAAGTACAATATCTTGAGCCTAGTTAAATCACCTAGAGTAGTTGGAATTGGGCCAGAAAGATTGTTACTCCCTAAGGTTAAAACCTCAAGTGACTTCATCTTCAACAGGAATTGAACCTGAAATCTGATTGTTGGACAAGTTAAGATGGACAAGATTAGTGAGCTTTCCTAGTTCAGGTGGAATGGGGCCAAAGAGTTGGTTCATGCTAAGATCAACGTATTCAAGAAAAGGGAGAGATTAAAATGGAAAATCATAGAGTGTACCAGTAACACCAACATTTGAAATATTCAACCTGTTTATCCAACCA encodes the following:
- the LOC124890237 gene encoding probable leucine-rich repeat receptor-like protein kinase At1g35710, which codes for MYLFTVHCFTSTDEEAAALVKWKATFHNKNNSLLASWTLSTDACRDDWYGIICFNGWINRLNISNVGVTGDLTKILNLGLNNLSGPIPSELGNLKNLTALSLSYNQLSGSIPITLGDLTELKILSLFSNQLSGPIPSELGNLKHLTGLSLSNNQLSGSIPITL